The genomic interval GAGCGCAGCCGCCCCGCCCCACGCCCGGCCGCTTCGTGATCGCGGGGTCGCAGGATCGAGATCGTCGCCGCCGCCTCCGTCATCCCGTAGACCTGTCCGAAGGCCACGCCCGGCATCGCCCGCATGGCCCGGTCGATCAGCGCCTCGGAGGCCGGCGAAGCGCCGTAGAGGAGCGAGCGCAGGGACGAGGTGTCGGCGGCCGCGAAGGCGGGATGATCCACCAGCATCTGCAGCATGGTCGGCACCATCAGGAGGTCGGTGATGCGGTGCTCCGCGACGAGCGCGGCCACCGCCTCCGGGTGGAAGGCCGGCAGCATCACGTGGGTGCCGCCGCGCAGGAGCAGGCAGGCGGTGGCCATGAGGTCGGCGAGGTGGAACATCGGCGCCGCATGCAGGCCGACCGCGCCCTCGGCATAGGCGCCCTCTCCCAGAATCCCCATCGCGGAGAGAAGGATGTTGGCGTGGCTCAGCACGACGCCCTTGGCCCGTCCCGTCGTCCCGCCGGTGTAGAAGATGCCGAAGGGCGCCGCACCGCCGATGCCGGCGTCCGGAAGCGGGTCGGCGTCCCGCACCAGCGCCTCGAGGGAGAGGCCGTCCGGGCTCGCCTCTCTCTCGCCGCAGAAGACGACGTGGCGCAGGCCCGCGCAGGCCGCGCGCAGCCGCCCCGCTTCGGCCGCGAAGGCGTCGTCCACGAACAGGATGCCGGCTCCGGAATCGGCAAGACCGCTGACGATCTCGTCCATCGACCAGCGGAAGTTCAACGGGACCACTAAGGCCCCGAGCCAGGGCACCGCGAGGTAGTATTCCAGCACACGGTCGGCGTTCAGAGCCAGGATCGCGACGCGGTCCCCCGGCCCGACACCGAGCCCGCGCAGGGCGCCTGCGATCCGTGCCACCCGGTCCGCCAGGGCGCGGAAGGTCTGCGCGCGCCCGTTACACAGGGTCGCCACCGTGTCGGGGGTGTTCTGCAGGGCTCGGTGAAGCCCTTGCGTGAACTGGAGCTGAAAGGCACCGGCATCCCCCGGCGCGGGCGGGGCGTAACGCGTGGATGCCGGCCCGGCCTGCGGCTCGCAGGCCGCCACCGGCGGCTCGATCATCGGATGCTCGTCCATCACAAAGGCCGTCAGCGCGTTCACGTCGTCCTCCCGTCCGCGGATCATGGTCGCGCCGGGAGCGACCCTTCCGACCGGCGGCCCGAGGGCCGTGGTCGCCGGCATCCTGCCCTCAGAGGCCGAAGGCGAGGGGATTGAGCAGCCACAGCCCGGCCACCGCCAGGGCACCGTGCAGGCCGACGAGCGGCAGCGGCCTGCGCCCCCGGAACAGCGTTCGAAACAGGATGAGGCCGCCGACCAGTGCCGACGCGGTAAGCCCGAGCGCCCACCACGCGGCGGCGGGGGCACCGCCCTCCATCCCGAGATTGGCGAAGAACAAAGCGGCGATCCCGCAGAGGCCGACGAGGCCGTGGACGGTGCCGAACCCGCGCGGCAGCCGCAGGCCCAGCTGCGGCAGCAGCGCCAGGCCCACCCCTCCGAAGGCCCCGCCTGCGAGCAGGCAGAAGGCGATCTGTTGGAGCGTCATGTTCGATCCCCTCAGCGGCCGGTGAAGGCCGGCTCGCGCCGGGCCAGGAAGGCGGTGACGCCCTCGCGAAAGTCCGCCGTGCCGGTCGCGGCCCGGAAGGCCGAGCGCTCCGCTTCGAGATGCCGGGCGAGCGGTGTGGCGAAGGCCGCCGTACTCAGACGCTTCCAGGCGCCCAGCGCGCGGGTCGGGCGGGTGGCGAGTTGGAGGGCGAGGTCGTCCGTGGCGGCGGCGAGACCGGCATCAGGTACCACCCGGTCCACGAGACCGGCCGCCAGGGCCTGGCCCGCGTCCCAGGTCTCGCCCAACAGCATCAGCCGAGCGGCGGCGCTCGGTCCGAGCC from Methylobacterium sp. AMS5 carries:
- a CDS encoding long-chain-fatty-acid--CoA ligase; amino-acid sequence: MPATTALGPPVGRVAPGATMIRGREDDVNALTAFVMDEHPMIEPPVAACEPQAGPASTRYAPPAPGDAGAFQLQFTQGLHRALQNTPDTVATLCNGRAQTFRALADRVARIAGALRGLGVGPGDRVAILALNADRVLEYYLAVPWLGALVVPLNFRWSMDEIVSGLADSGAGILFVDDAFAAEAGRLRAACAGLRHVVFCGEREASPDGLSLEALVRDADPLPDAGIGGAAPFGIFYTGGTTGRAKGVVLSHANILLSAMGILGEGAYAEGAVGLHAAPMFHLADLMATACLLLRGGTHVMLPAFHPEAVAALVAEHRITDLLMVPTMLQMLVDHPAFAAADTSSLRSLLYGASPASEALIDRAMRAMPGVAFGQVYGMTEAAATISILRPRDHEAAGRGAGRLRSAGRSFCHTQMRILSIDGLELGPGEVGEIVLSGPNVMSGYHGRPSATSDALRDGWLHTGDMGYLDEAGYVFIVDRTKDMIITGGENVYSLEVENAVCGHPAVAAAAVIGVPNAEWGESVHAVVVLRPDCSLTLEDLGLHCRQRIAAYKCPRSLAIVERLPVSAAGKLLKTALRRPFWEGRDRKVG